Proteins co-encoded in one Zymomonas mobilis subsp. mobilis ATCC 10988 genomic window:
- the gltX gene encoding glutamate--tRNA ligase, with amino-acid sequence MSAGPAKNPSVVTRFAPSPTGFLHIGGARTALFNWLFARHNGGQFQLRIEDTDRVRSTKEAIDAIIDGMRWLGLDWDGDITYQFERAPRHAEVAEELLKAGKAYKCFATAEELESMRAEQRVKKQPQRYDGRWRDRDPSEAPAGAPYVVRLKAEQEGETTLHDLVQGDVTVKNAELDDMILLRSDGTPTYMLAVVVDDHDMGVNHVIRGDDHLNNTFRQLGIIRAMNWDAPQYAHIPLIHGADGAKLSKRHGALGVEAYRDDFGYLPEAICNYLLRLGWGHGDDEIITREQAIEWFDLTSVGRSPSRFDFKKLENINGHYIREADDQRLTDLVKPRVEKTLEQGLSSTEQALLLQAMPFLKPRAKNLNELAENSLFLFEKRPLKLEEKAAKQLENTSGSLLAILRKTLGDLLAWDSESLEKALHDVAEQADLKMGKVAQPLRAALTGRTVSPGIFDVMILLGQDESLARLDDQLSLSPTHS; translated from the coding sequence ATGAGCGCAGGTCCAGCTAAAAATCCGTCCGTTGTTACCCGCTTTGCGCCGTCGCCGACTGGCTTTTTACATATCGGTGGCGCTCGTACTGCCTTATTTAACTGGCTTTTTGCCCGCCATAATGGTGGCCAGTTTCAGCTTAGAATAGAAGATACCGATCGCGTCCGTTCTACCAAAGAAGCGATTGATGCTATCATTGATGGTATGCGCTGGCTTGGTCTCGATTGGGATGGCGATATCACCTATCAGTTTGAACGCGCCCCTCGTCATGCAGAAGTAGCTGAAGAACTTCTCAAGGCTGGAAAAGCCTATAAATGCTTTGCAACGGCCGAAGAATTAGAATCGATGCGTGCCGAACAGCGCGTCAAAAAACAGCCCCAACGGTATGACGGTCGCTGGCGTGATCGTGACCCATCCGAAGCGCCGGCCGGTGCCCCCTATGTTGTGCGCTTAAAGGCCGAGCAAGAAGGCGAAACCACGCTTCATGACTTGGTGCAAGGTGATGTTACCGTCAAAAATGCAGAATTGGATGATATGATTCTGCTTCGTTCGGACGGAACGCCCACCTATATGCTGGCGGTTGTTGTCGATGATCATGATATGGGCGTTAACCATGTTATTCGGGGGGATGATCATCTTAATAATACCTTCCGTCAATTAGGTATTATTCGGGCAATGAACTGGGACGCGCCACAATATGCTCATATCCCGCTTATCCACGGGGCTGATGGTGCAAAACTTTCCAAGCGTCATGGTGCCTTAGGTGTTGAAGCCTATCGTGATGATTTTGGCTATCTTCCCGAAGCCATCTGTAATTACCTTCTCCGCCTTGGCTGGGGACATGGTGATGACGAAATCATTACCCGTGAACAGGCCATCGAATGGTTTGATTTGACTTCTGTTGGTCGGTCACCTTCTCGTTTTGACTTCAAAAAACTCGAAAATATCAATGGTCATTATATCCGTGAGGCTGATGATCAGCGGTTAACCGATCTGGTAAAGCCGCGCGTTGAAAAAACGCTTGAGCAAGGTCTTTCTTCTACCGAACAAGCTTTACTGTTGCAGGCGATGCCTTTTTTAAAACCGCGTGCCAAAAATTTGAACGAGTTAGCCGAAAATAGCCTGTTTCTTTTTGAAAAACGCCCTTTAAAGCTGGAAGAAAAAGCGGCCAAGCAGCTTGAAAATACGAGCGGTAGCTTGCTTGCCATTTTAAGAAAAACGCTTGGTGATCTTCTTGCATGGGATAGCGAAAGCCTTGAAAAAGCGCTTCACGATGTCGCTGAACAGGCCGATTTAAAAATGGGTAAGGTGGCGCAACCTTTGCGGGCAGCCTTAACTGGACGGACGGTTTCTCCGGGAATTTTTGATGTCATGATTCTTTTAGGGCAGGATGAAAGTCTAGCCCGTTTGGACGATCAATTATCGTTGTCACCCACACATAGCTAA
- a CDS encoding citrate synthase: protein MSSPNEAIIGLNNEEYRFPVRQSTAGTLGIDIRQLHSQSGALTYDPGFLSTASCQSKITYVDGEKGILLYRGYPIEQLAEKSNFPEVAYLLLHGELPKADDFSTFSDVITHHTMVNEQLSAFYRGFRRDAHPMAVLCGVVGALSAFYPEAIHIHDPAQRMASCHRLLAKLPTIAAMAYKYSVGQPFVYPDNSLSYVGNFLRMTFSVPAEPYHVDPLIESALNKIFILHADHEQNASTSTVRLAGSSGANPYACIAAGIACLWGPSHGGANEATLAMLKEIGTPENIPHFIDRAKDRNDPFRLMGFGHRLYKNYDPRARVLAKTAAAILDKTGANNPIFDTARALEEIARKDSYFIERKLYPNVDFYSGLILSAIGFPTSMFTALFALARTAGWMAQWNEMITDPEQKIGRPRQIYTGVSTRDYVNIENR, encoded by the coding sequence ATGAGCTCTCCTAATGAAGCGATTATTGGCCTAAATAACGAAGAGTATCGTTTCCCCGTGCGACAAAGCACGGCAGGCACATTAGGAATTGATATCCGTCAGCTTCATAGCCAGAGCGGCGCTCTGACCTATGATCCCGGTTTTCTGTCGACGGCAAGCTGCCAGTCAAAGATTACTTATGTCGATGGCGAAAAAGGCATTTTGCTTTATCGAGGATATCCTATTGAGCAATTAGCAGAAAAATCGAACTTTCCCGAAGTCGCCTATCTCCTTTTACATGGCGAGCTGCCCAAAGCCGATGATTTTTCTACTTTTTCAGATGTAATTACCCATCATACGATGGTTAACGAGCAGCTTTCCGCTTTTTATCGGGGCTTCCGGCGAGATGCTCATCCTATGGCTGTTCTTTGTGGGGTTGTAGGTGCCTTATCGGCCTTTTATCCAGAGGCAATCCATATTCATGATCCCGCGCAAAGAATGGCATCTTGTCATCGTTTGCTGGCTAAATTGCCGACTATTGCGGCAATGGCGTATAAATATTCAGTAGGCCAACCCTTCGTCTATCCAGATAATAGCCTAAGCTATGTGGGTAATTTCCTTCGGATGACTTTCAGTGTTCCTGCGGAACCGTATCATGTCGATCCGTTAATTGAATCAGCTTTGAATAAAATCTTTATTCTACATGCCGATCACGAACAAAATGCTTCGACATCGACGGTTCGCTTGGCTGGTTCTTCAGGCGCTAACCCTTATGCTTGTATTGCGGCTGGCATTGCCTGCTTATGGGGGCCATCGCATGGCGGCGCCAATGAGGCAACATTGGCTATGCTGAAAGAAATCGGCACGCCTGAAAATATTCCTCATTTCATTGATCGTGCCAAAGACCGCAATGATCCCTTCCGTCTTATGGGCTTTGGCCATCGCCTCTATAAAAATTATGATCCTCGGGCGCGTGTTCTGGCTAAAACAGCTGCCGCAATTTTGGATAAAACAGGCGCCAATAATCCAATATTTGATACGGCTCGCGCCTTGGAAGAAATCGCTCGAAAAGATTCCTATTTTATCGAGAGGAAACTTTATCCCAATGTTGATTTCTATTCAGGCTTGATCTTGTCAGCTATCGGTTTCCCGACTTCTATGTTTACCGCTTTATTTGCCTTGGCCAGAACCGCGGGGTGGATGGCTCAATGGAATGAAATGATTACCGATCCTGAACAAAAAATCGGTCGTCCGAGACAAATCTACACAGGTGTCTCTACTCGGGATTACGTTAATATCGAAAACCGTTGA
- a CDS encoding sensor histidine kinase has product MTVEIASNQISDKEKGTAIVDSEDKLVRADKLIEELQIDKSGALNKIIHLARRLQTKISRRVLLKNNDINFDLWVDAYPKEDGSVLIEVEHYRQEEALSEKEQDISQDPSSLQEAGEKIESSVLPENEDPEIGNWKWQVDAELNLTSFPTALADQIGIDSQIYLKKPFARLFKLETDEEGRFPIMEALANHHDFSAQPAKITNKGPAIWLSGRPIFDASERFKGFSGNITLASSALEEDLLVETTTENKIKLHLPNRIDHSFKPSIHRIIEDADKIYSQNDGYLHSSYVRYAADITTASQHLMMLIDDLGDLQELENTGFRVEPQPVDLSEIAKQAIALHSWKIQNQDIKIDIPKSGESVVAYADAHRVMQILLNLISNALRYSPEQASIWIRVEQDEDKAYITIADQGKGIAAEDQRRIFEKFERLNPQDSNGTGLGLFISRELAHAMQGDIVVDSALGQGARFTLILPLL; this is encoded by the coding sequence ATGACAGTAGAGATAGCCTCGAACCAGATTTCGGATAAAGAAAAAGGGACTGCTATTGTTGATAGTGAAGATAAGCTGGTCAGAGCTGACAAGCTTATTGAAGAACTGCAAATAGATAAGAGTGGCGCTCTTAACAAAATAATCCATCTGGCAAGGCGGCTGCAAACAAAAATCTCTCGGCGTGTCCTACTGAAAAATAACGATATAAATTTTGATCTATGGGTTGATGCTTACCCTAAAGAGGATGGGTCAGTTCTGATCGAAGTAGAACATTATCGTCAAGAAGAAGCGCTATCTGAAAAAGAGCAAGATATCAGCCAAGATCCGTCTTCTCTTCAGGAAGCGGGCGAGAAAATTGAATCTTCAGTTTTGCCGGAAAATGAGGATCCAGAGATTGGAAATTGGAAATGGCAGGTTGATGCCGAATTAAATTTAACCAGTTTTCCTACGGCATTAGCAGATCAAATCGGGATAGATTCCCAAATCTATTTAAAGAAGCCTTTTGCGCGGCTTTTTAAATTAGAAACCGATGAAGAAGGGCGATTCCCTATTATGGAAGCCTTGGCTAATCATCACGATTTTTCGGCGCAACCAGCAAAAATCACCAATAAAGGCCCTGCTATATGGTTGTCTGGTCGCCCTATCTTTGACGCATCAGAAAGATTTAAAGGCTTTTCCGGAAATATTACGCTCGCCTCTTCTGCATTGGAAGAAGACCTGTTGGTAGAGACAACCACAGAAAACAAAATTAAATTACATTTACCCAATCGAATTGACCATAGTTTCAAACCATCCATTCATCGCATTATCGAAGATGCGGATAAAATTTATTCACAGAATGATGGATATTTACATAGTAGCTATGTTCGGTATGCGGCCGATATTACAACGGCTAGTCAGCATTTAATGATGTTGATTGATGATCTGGGGGATTTACAGGAATTAGAAAATACCGGTTTTCGCGTCGAGCCACAGCCTGTTGATTTAAGTGAAATTGCGAAACAGGCGATCGCGCTCCATAGCTGGAAAATCCAAAATCAGGATATCAAGATTGATATTCCTAAATCGGGAGAAAGCGTTGTCGCTTATGCCGATGCCCATAGGGTTATGCAAATCTTGTTAAACCTTATCAGCAACGCTTTAAGATATTCCCCAGAGCAGGCCAGTATCTGGATCAGAGTGGAACAGGATGAGGATAAAGCCTATATTACAATCGCAGATCAGGGAAAAGGGATCGCGGCAGAAGATCAACGGCGTATTTTTGAAAAATTTGAACGCTTGAATCCCCAAGATAGCAATGGCACCGGTTTAGGCCTTTTTATATCGCGAGAACTGGCTCATGCTATGCAAGGGGATATTGTTGTGGATAGTGCGCTTGGTCAAGGCGCACGTTTTACCCTTATTCTACCGCTTCTGTGA
- a CDS encoding DUF2336 domain-containing protein: protein MVAEKHKKETQPSLIEYARDALIHERKRKKQIYEDLLIPTSLRLNEIERYHIIKIFEHITIAAENEIRLYLVDLLEDDAPLSVIMLLNDPTKHLTLEWLSDSILLRDQTFVAMLIRRMRTSFLQKNCHKKQYHKSPKNSDIIDSLIGQMDADIALSAMVLLIAESRQISHLNNPILSRTDLSAELQYKLLWWVAACLRSCLLEAQLSEEQVDQALSKAVRQALTQYDEGSTLEARALKLARHLHKYRKLSDEFILQSAMDGHTALMVAALAIRSGVNHHYIWDIVLNEDESPLLLLLKAIGMPRQIAASLAFQLTGHSLDNHQIAEKVKAFEALSQSDADKALALWRLDECYRESICEIENRYKTAREKKAYIASPDFFQQDCL from the coding sequence ATGGTAGCAGAAAAACATAAAAAAGAAACACAACCATCCCTGATAGAATACGCCCGAGATGCGTTAATTCATGAGAGAAAAAGAAAAAAGCAAATTTATGAAGATTTGCTCATTCCGACTTCGCTTCGATTAAATGAAATTGAACGCTATCATATTATAAAAATATTTGAGCATATCACGATTGCCGCAGAAAATGAGATTCGACTGTATTTGGTTGATCTTTTAGAGGATGACGCCCCTCTTTCTGTTATTATGCTTTTGAATGATCCAACCAAGCATTTAACTTTAGAATGGCTTTCTGACAGTATTTTACTGCGAGATCAGACTTTTGTTGCCATGCTTATTCGCCGTATGCGAACGTCTTTTCTGCAGAAAAATTGCCATAAGAAACAATACCATAAATCGCCCAAAAATTCGGATATTATAGACAGTTTAATTGGCCAGATGGATGCTGATATTGCTTTATCAGCGATGGTTCTGCTGATTGCAGAAAGTCGCCAAATAAGCCATTTAAATAACCCTATTTTATCAAGAACAGATCTATCCGCTGAACTACAATATAAACTGTTATGGTGGGTAGCAGCCTGTTTAAGAAGCTGTTTATTGGAAGCCCAGTTATCAGAAGAACAGGTAGATCAGGCTCTATCAAAGGCAGTGAGACAAGCCCTAACACAATATGATGAAGGCAGCACATTAGAAGCCAGAGCCTTAAAATTGGCGCGTCATTTACATAAATATAGAAAACTCTCGGATGAATTTATTCTGCAATCCGCAATGGATGGACATACAGCCTTGATGGTAGCGGCCTTGGCCATTCGGTCAGGAGTCAATCATCATTATATTTGGGATATCGTCTTGAATGAGGATGAGAGTCCTCTTTTGCTTTTGTTAAAAGCGATCGGGATGCCCCGACAGATAGCAGCCAGCCTTGCTTTTCAATTGACCGGACATAGTCTTGATAACCATCAAATAGCTGAAAAAGTAAAAGCCTTTGAGGCTCTAAGCCAATCTGATGCAGATAAAGCCTTAGCCTTGTGGAGATTAGATGAATGTTACCGTGAATCAATTTGTGAAATAGAAAACCGATATAAAACAGCTAGAGAGAAAAAAGCATATATCGCTAGCCCTGATTTTTTCCAGCAGGATTGCCTTTGA
- a CDS encoding glycosyltransferase family 4 protein produces the protein MDIRHLRLALFTGNYNYVRDGANQALNRLVGYLMKQGASVRIYSPHSETPAFPAIGEVISVPAVPFPGRSEYCIPIALPSRVRRDIKKFDPNIFHIASPEYLGHRAVSLARKSNLPVVASVHTRFETYPRYYGMPFLEPVIEAILRRLYRRCDAIFAPSESMAQLLREQRMSYDVRIWSRGVDRNLFKPEARDPHLRHKFGIKEDEVVIGFVGRLVMEKGLDVFSDTIDELVRRKIPHKVLVIGEGPARGWFSRRLPQAIFAGFQTGESLARAVASTDILFNPSVTETFGNVTLEAMATGRAVVAAQATGSESLIDDPSMGRLIRPGAIKDFADALQSYCENKELRKEAGYNGYKRSECYGWDNVNQILADNYLSIIQARQQSGQAPRLKPRS, from the coding sequence ATGGATATTCGTCATCTTCGTCTTGCCCTGTTCACAGGTAATTATAACTATGTTCGAGATGGAGCCAATCAAGCTCTTAACCGACTAGTCGGTTATTTAATGAAGCAAGGTGCTTCCGTCCGAATTTATTCTCCCCATAGTGAAACACCCGCCTTTCCTGCAATCGGTGAAGTTATCAGCGTCCCAGCGGTGCCTTTCCCTGGGCGAAGCGAATATTGTATCCCGATTGCGCTTCCTTCTCGTGTCCGTCGCGATATCAAAAAATTTGATCCGAATATCTTTCATATCGCCAGTCCTGAATATCTGGGACATCGCGCGGTCTCTTTGGCACGTAAATCTAACCTACCGGTTGTTGCCTCTGTCCATACCCGCTTTGAAACCTATCCCCGTTATTACGGCATGCCTTTTCTAGAGCCCGTTATAGAAGCTATTTTAAGAAGGCTTTACCGGCGGTGTGATGCTATTTTTGCACCCTCTGAATCTATGGCTCAACTCCTTCGGGAACAACGGATGAGCTATGACGTAAGAATTTGGTCGCGAGGGGTTGATCGGAATTTATTCAAACCCGAAGCCCGCGACCCCCATTTACGTCATAAATTCGGCATAAAAGAAGATGAGGTCGTGATCGGTTTTGTCGGACGACTGGTCATGGAAAAAGGGTTAGACGTTTTTTCTGACACTATTGATGAATTGGTGCGTCGTAAAATTCCGCATAAAGTGCTTGTGATTGGAGAAGGGCCTGCCAGAGGGTGGTTTAGCCGCCGCTTGCCACAAGCTATTTTCGCCGGATTCCAAACAGGGGAATCCTTGGCACGCGCCGTTGCCTCAACCGATATTCTATTCAATCCCTCTGTCACGGAAACTTTTGGGAATGTAACACTTGAAGCGATGGCAACCGGCAGGGCTGTGGTTGCCGCACAAGCTACAGGCAGTGAAAGCCTTATTGATGATCCTTCAATGGGGCGTCTTATTCGGCCGGGGGCTATCAAGGATTTCGCCGATGCGCTGCAAAGCTATTGCGAGAATAAAGAACTTCGCAAAGAAGCGGGCTACAATGGCTATAAAAGGAGTGAGTGTTACGGTTGGGATAATGTAAACCAAATTTTGGCAGATAATTATCTCAGCATTATTCAGGCTCGCCAGCAAAGTGGTCAAGCTCCAAGGCTAAAACCACGCTCTTGA
- the recN gene encoding DNA repair protein RecN, producing MLISLSIRDIVLIDALDLDFSEGLGVLTGETGAGKSILLDALGLALGARADSGLVRPDSKQGIVTACFTLPPDHALYRYLQQNALTVEEGEALIVKRIVKADGGSRALLNDQPISVSLLKDVSSYLIEIHGQHDERGLLNPRSHRLLLDNFGHIDTSSVSAAYAYWQETEKALKQALLLKEEREQDKEWLEDAVQELTAFAPQDGEEASLADERKMLQKGARLAEDMEAIGQWIDGTDGALSLLRQAGRRLGRISFEYPALAEALESLDKALNEAGDASERLGHAAMMLDNDPNRLDAIEARLFELRALARKHRVAPDELPNFVKELQGKLEQIESGEQGIALLQAENKSARQNYQQAAEKLHQSRKKTAENLDKAVMAELPPLKMEAARFQTKIEKLEASQWGSEGCDRVEFTISTNPGADFAPLMKIASGGELSRFMLALKVVLAGAEGTETIIFDEIDQGVGGAVASAIGERLARLSEKSQLLVITHSPQVAARAAQHWLIQKHHPQSSAKKTFATRTEVKALTFDERREEIARMLSGAEVTDEARAQARRLLRH from the coding sequence ATGCTTATTTCGCTTAGCATCCGTGATATCGTGCTGATTGATGCACTCGACCTTGATTTTTCTGAAGGACTAGGCGTCCTTACCGGTGAGACAGGGGCTGGAAAATCAATCCTTCTTGATGCCTTGGGGTTAGCTCTTGGCGCAAGGGCTGATAGTGGCCTTGTCCGACCGGATTCCAAGCAAGGCATCGTAACCGCCTGTTTCACATTGCCGCCTGATCATGCTCTCTATCGCTATTTACAGCAGAATGCTTTGACGGTTGAGGAAGGCGAGGCGCTGATTGTCAAAAGAATAGTCAAGGCTGACGGCGGCAGTCGGGCATTACTGAATGATCAGCCTATTTCGGTTTCTCTGCTCAAAGACGTTTCCAGTTATCTTATCGAAATCCATGGACAGCATGATGAAAGGGGGCTTCTTAACCCGCGCAGTCATCGTCTGTTGCTCGATAATTTTGGCCATATTGACACCTCTTCAGTATCAGCCGCTTATGCTTACTGGCAGGAAACAGAAAAAGCCCTCAAGCAAGCCTTGCTTTTAAAAGAAGAGCGAGAGCAGGACAAAGAATGGCTTGAAGATGCCGTTCAGGAATTGACGGCTTTCGCTCCACAGGATGGGGAAGAAGCCTCTCTCGCTGATGAACGCAAAATGCTTCAAAAAGGGGCAAGACTCGCTGAAGATATGGAAGCCATTGGTCAGTGGATTGATGGTACGGATGGCGCGCTTTCGCTTTTGCGACAGGCTGGAAGGCGTCTTGGGCGGATTTCTTTTGAATATCCGGCTCTGGCGGAAGCGCTCGAATCTTTGGATAAAGCCCTGAATGAAGCAGGGGATGCCAGCGAAAGGCTAGGCCACGCTGCCATGATGCTTGATAACGATCCAAACAGACTGGACGCTATCGAAGCCCGTCTGTTTGAACTACGTGCCTTGGCGCGTAAACATCGGGTTGCACCGGATGAACTACCCAATTTTGTAAAAGAGCTTCAAGGTAAACTAGAACAGATAGAATCCGGCGAGCAAGGTATCGCTCTATTACAGGCCGAAAATAAATCAGCGCGACAGAATTATCAGCAGGCAGCGGAAAAGCTACACCAATCCCGCAAAAAAACAGCCGAAAATTTGGATAAAGCGGTTATGGCCGAATTGCCGCCCTTAAAAATGGAAGCGGCACGGTTCCAAACCAAAATTGAAAAATTAGAAGCTTCGCAATGGGGCAGTGAAGGATGTGATCGCGTCGAATTTACGATTTCGACAAATCCGGGAGCCGATTTTGCGCCTTTGATGAAAATAGCCAGCGGAGGAGAACTCTCGCGATTTATGCTGGCATTGAAAGTCGTTCTCGCGGGGGCTGAAGGAACTGAAACTATTATTTTTGATGAAATTGACCAAGGGGTTGGCGGTGCTGTTGCCAGTGCCATTGGCGAACGCTTGGCAAGATTATCTGAAAAATCGCAATTACTTGTTATTACGCACAGCCCCCAAGTTGCAGCGCGCGCGGCACAGCATTGGCTTATCCAAAAACACCATCCTCAATCTTCTGCTAAAAAGACTTTTGCTACTCGGACAGAGGTCAAGGCGCTCACTTTTGATGAAAGGCGAGAGGAAATAGCGCGTATGCTTTCAGGGGCAGAGGTAACCGACGAAGCCCGCGCGCAGGCGCGCCGTCTATTGCGTCATTAA
- a CDS encoding NAD-dependent malic enzyme, with protein MSYQSQPAIPVKESRVTLLRNPLLNKGSAFSAEERKAFQLEGLVPAQIESINIQAERCYQQYKEQKTDLDRYIFLRALQDENETLFFHLVADHIADMMPILYTPTVGSACQNYSHLFRKSRGLFIAYPDRDKIGDILKQTEQENIKIIVVTDGERILGLGDLGVGGMGIPIGKLALYTACGGIDPATVLPIVLDVGTNNENLLNDPLYIGWHHKRITGDEYYSFVDRFVQAVMQQWPDVFLHFEDFAQKNALPLLEKYRDQYCCFNDDIQGTSAVALATLYSACKTRKTSIRDQRIVFLGAGSAGCGIAEQIVSAMVAEGLDEATARGQVYMVDRNGLITDDMQDIPDFQKKLAQPLSKLKNWKSQDQGFFLLDVVKQSKATVLIGVSGQKGLFTEEVIKTLASQCEAPFVMPLSNPTSHMEAIPEDILKWTEGKALVATGSPFSPVVINGKSFPIAQCNNAYIFPGIGLGVLAAKATRVTDNMMVAAAYALADTAPAAQNKGNAILPSFDDIEEVSYVIALAVAKAAVKDGVAEQKDETALLALIKGYYWHPEYRAYQLA; from the coding sequence ATGAGCTATCAATCGCAACCGGCTATTCCGGTAAAAGAAAGTCGTGTTACCTTACTTCGAAACCCTCTTTTAAATAAAGGCAGTGCTTTCTCTGCCGAAGAGAGAAAGGCTTTTCAATTAGAAGGTCTGGTTCCAGCCCAAATCGAAAGTATCAATATTCAAGCCGAACGCTGTTACCAGCAGTATAAAGAACAAAAAACAGATTTAGATCGCTATATCTTTTTGCGCGCGCTTCAGGATGAAAATGAAACGCTTTTCTTTCATCTTGTTGCCGATCATATCGCCGATATGATGCCTATTCTTTATACACCAACAGTAGGCAGCGCGTGCCAGAATTATTCTCATCTTTTCCGTAAAAGCCGCGGTTTATTTATCGCTTATCCTGATCGCGATAAAATTGGCGATATCCTGAAACAGACGGAACAGGAAAATATAAAAATTATTGTCGTCACTGATGGCGAACGTATCTTGGGGCTGGGTGACCTCGGGGTCGGGGGTATGGGCATCCCTATTGGGAAATTGGCTCTTTATACCGCCTGCGGCGGAATTGATCCGGCAACGGTTTTACCGATTGTTCTGGATGTAGGGACGAATAATGAAAATCTTCTGAATGATCCGCTTTATATAGGATGGCATCATAAACGGATAACGGGGGATGAATATTACAGCTTTGTTGATCGGTTTGTTCAGGCTGTGATGCAGCAATGGCCTGATGTATTCTTGCATTTTGAAGATTTTGCCCAGAAAAATGCTTTGCCATTACTGGAAAAATATCGCGACCAATATTGCTGTTTCAATGATGATATTCAGGGAACTTCTGCGGTCGCTTTAGCAACTCTTTATTCGGCTTGTAAAACGCGAAAAACCTCTATCAGAGATCAGCGTATCGTTTTCCTTGGTGCCGGTTCCGCTGGTTGCGGTATCGCAGAACAAATTGTCTCTGCTATGGTGGCTGAAGGATTGGATGAAGCCACGGCGCGCGGTCAAGTGTATATGGTTGATCGCAATGGTCTTATCACTGACGATATGCAGGATATCCCTGATTTCCAGAAAAAACTGGCACAGCCCCTTAGCAAGCTGAAAAATTGGAAATCACAAGACCAAGGCTTTTTCCTGCTGGATGTTGTCAAGCAGAGTAAAGCAACCGTCTTAATCGGTGTCTCCGGCCAAAAAGGATTATTTACAGAAGAGGTCATCAAAACATTGGCTTCGCAATGTGAAGCCCCCTTTGTGATGCCTTTGTCCAATCCCACCTCGCATATGGAAGCCATTCCAGAAGATATTTTGAAATGGACAGAGGGTAAGGCGCTTGTCGCAACGGGAAGTCCTTTTTCGCCTGTCGTTATTAACGGCAAGAGCTTCCCTATTGCGCAATGTAATAACGCCTATATTTTCCCGGGTATTGGTCTTGGCGTTTTGGCGGCCAAAGCCACAAGGGTAACCGATAATATGATGGTTGCCGCAGCCTATGCCTTGGCTGACACAGCACCAGCAGCACAGAATAAAGGTAATGCTATCTTACCCTCTTTCGATGATATTGAAGAGGTAAGCTATGTTATCGCCTTAGCCGTAGCAAAAGCCGCCGTGAAAGATGGTGTTGCCGAGCAAAAAGACGAAACCGCTCTTTTGGCTCTGATAAAAGGCTATTACTGGCATCCTGAATATCGCGCTTATCAATTGGCGTAA